One Methylohalobius crimeensis 10Ki DNA segment encodes these proteins:
- the hxlA gene encoding 3-hexulose-6-phosphate synthase, protein MAKEVLIQVALDSLDPQVTLDLAAKAAPYVDIIEIGTPCIKHNGVSLVKELKSRFGDKKILVDLKTMDAGEYEADPFFAAGGDITTVLGAADLDTIKGVVTAAHKHNGWAQVDLINVSDKSAIAKAAAEAGADIIGVHTGIDQQLAGQTPFEDLNLVSGLGLDVKISCAGGIKADTVQDVVKAGADIVVVGGAIHSADDPAAAAKKIRELVDEAAGA, encoded by the coding sequence ATGGCGAAAGAAGTTCTCATTCAAGTCGCGCTCGACTCCTTGGATCCTCAAGTCACTTTGGATCTGGCTGCTAAAGCCGCTCCGTACGTCGACATCATCGAAATCGGCACCCCGTGCATCAAGCACAACGGCGTTTCCTTGGTCAAGGAATTGAAGTCCCGTTTCGGCGACAAGAAAATCCTGGTCGATCTGAAAACCATGGACGCCGGCGAATACGAAGCCGATCCGTTCTTCGCCGCTGGCGGCGACATCACCACCGTGCTGGGCGCGGCGGATCTGGACACCATCAAAGGCGTGGTGACCGCGGCGCATAAGCACAACGGTTGGGCGCAAGTGGACCTGATCAACGTATCCGACAAGAGCGCCATCGCCAAGGCCGCCGCCGAAGCCGGTGCCGACATCATCGGCGTGCACACCGGTATCGACCAGCAGCTGGCCGGCCAGACGCCGTTTGAAGACCTGAACTTGGTTTCCGGCCTGGGACTGGACGTGAAGATTTCCTGCGCTGGCGGCATTAAAGCGGATACCGTTCAAGACGTGGTGAAAGCCGGTGCTGATATCGTGGTGGTTGGTGGTGCTATCCACAGCGCCGACGATCCGGCTGCCGCTGCCAAGAAAATCCGCGAATTGGTGGACGAAGCCGCAGGAGCTTAA
- the carB gene encoding carbamoyl-phosphate synthase large subunit: MPKRTDIQTILLLGAGPIVIGQACEFDYSGTQACKALREEGYRIVLVNSNPATIMTDPDTADRVYIEPVDWQTVAKIIEKERPDALLPTMGGQTALNCALDLHREGVLEKYGVELIGASKQAIEKAEDRDLFRRAMGEIGLSVPRSGIAYSIEESLNVLEDIGFPAIIRPSYTLGGSGGGIAYNREEFVEICERGLELSMVGELLIEESILGWKEFEMEVVRDRNDNCIIVCSIENLDPMGVHTGDSITVAPAQTLTDKEYQVMRDASIAVLKEIGVDTGGSNVQFAVNPEDGRLVVIEMNPRVSRSSALASKATGFPIAKVAAKLAVGYTLDELRNEITGGLIPASFEPSIDYVVTKVPRFTFEKFPDADDRLTTQMKSVGEVMAIGRTFQESMQKALRGLEIGVDGLTEKLDLDAEDTRDRLVRELRSPGPERLWYVADAFRFGMTLTDIHDHSRIDPWFLAQIEEIVKAEHSLQAETLATLKAEALYRFKRMGFADSRLAKLLDSAEGEVRAARHKHGIRPVYKRIDSCAAEFASSTAYLYSTYEEECEAAPSDRRKIVVLGGGPNRIGQGIEFDYCCVHASFALKEDGFETIMVNCNPETVSTDFDTSDRLYFEPLSLEDVLEIIQLEQPEGVIVQYGGQTPLKLARDLEAAGVPIIGTTPDSIDLAEDRERFQKLVERLGLKQPENRTARSLEEAILCARELEYPLVVRPSYVLGGRAMEIVLNEDDLRRYMVEAVSVSNQSPVLLDRFLDDAVEVDVDAVSDGKKVWVGGVMEHIEQAGIHSGDSACSVPPYELSGALQERLKEQVRCLAQALGVVGLMNTQFAIKEEDIYILEVNPRASRTVPYVSKAVGFPLAKIAARCMVGQSLAEQGIERERVPHYYAVKEAVFPFIKFSKVDPLLGPEMKSTGEVMGVGETFGEAYAKAQQAAGTCLVRSGRVLMSVRDRDKAQLVALARSLMERGFELVATRGTAHALQAAGIACEVVNKVGQGRPHIVDLIKNDEVGLIINTTEGKKAIADSFLIRREALQHGITYTTTLAGAHATCLALSALHTGQVYCLQDLHRQLIETEQEGRV; encoded by the coding sequence ATGCCTAAAAGAACTGATATTCAAACCATCCTGTTGCTCGGCGCCGGCCCCATCGTCATCGGTCAGGCGTGCGAATTCGATTATTCCGGCACTCAGGCTTGCAAGGCCTTGCGTGAGGAAGGCTATCGAATCGTCTTGGTCAATTCCAACCCGGCCACCATCATGACCGATCCGGATACCGCCGACCGAGTTTATATCGAACCGGTGGATTGGCAGACGGTGGCCAAAATCATCGAAAAGGAACGTCCGGATGCCTTGCTGCCCACCATGGGCGGGCAGACCGCCCTCAACTGCGCGTTGGATCTTCACCGGGAAGGGGTGTTGGAAAAGTACGGCGTGGAGTTGATCGGGGCCTCGAAGCAGGCGATCGAGAAGGCCGAGGATCGGGACCTGTTCCGGCGCGCGATGGGAGAGATCGGCCTCAGCGTGCCGCGGTCCGGAATCGCCTACAGCATAGAAGAATCTCTGAACGTATTGGAGGATATCGGTTTTCCCGCCATCATCCGGCCCTCCTATACTCTCGGCGGTTCGGGGGGCGGGATCGCCTATAACCGCGAGGAATTCGTGGAAATCTGCGAGCGCGGTTTGGAGCTTTCCATGGTCGGCGAACTCTTGATCGAGGAGTCGATCCTCGGGTGGAAAGAGTTCGAGATGGAGGTGGTGCGCGATCGCAACGATAACTGCATCATCGTCTGCTCGATCGAGAACCTGGATCCCATGGGCGTGCATACCGGCGATTCCATTACCGTCGCCCCCGCCCAGACCTTGACCGACAAGGAATACCAGGTGATGCGCGACGCCTCGATCGCGGTGCTTAAAGAGATCGGCGTCGATACCGGCGGCTCCAACGTTCAGTTCGCGGTCAATCCCGAGGACGGGCGATTGGTGGTGATCGAAATGAATCCCCGGGTATCGCGCTCCTCGGCGCTGGCTTCCAAGGCCACCGGCTTTCCCATCGCCAAGGTGGCGGCCAAGTTGGCGGTGGGCTATACCTTGGACGAGTTGCGCAACGAGATCACCGGAGGGTTGATTCCGGCCTCCTTCGAGCCTTCCATCGACTACGTCGTGACCAAGGTGCCCCGCTTTACCTTCGAGAAGTTTCCCGACGCCGACGACCGCCTCACCACCCAAATGAAGTCGGTGGGAGAAGTGATGGCGATCGGCCGGACTTTCCAGGAATCTATGCAGAAAGCCTTGCGGGGGCTGGAAATCGGGGTCGACGGGCTGACCGAGAAATTGGATCTGGATGCGGAAGATACCCGCGACCGCTTGGTGCGGGAACTGCGTAGCCCGGGACCGGAGCGGCTGTGGTACGTGGCCGACGCTTTCCGCTTCGGGATGACGTTGACGGACATTCACGATCATAGCCGCATCGACCCCTGGTTCCTGGCTCAGATCGAGGAAATCGTCAAGGCCGAACATTCCCTCCAAGCCGAGACCTTGGCGACGCTGAAGGCGGAAGCATTGTACCGGTTCAAACGGATGGGCTTTGCCGATTCGCGCCTGGCGAAACTGCTCGACAGCGCCGAGGGCGAAGTGCGGGCCGCCCGCCACAAGCACGGTATTCGACCGGTCTACAAGCGGATCGATTCGTGTGCGGCCGAATTCGCCTCGAGTACCGCCTACCTGTATTCCACTTACGAGGAAGAATGCGAAGCGGCCCCCTCCGATCGGCGCAAAATCGTGGTCCTGGGGGGCGGTCCCAATCGGATCGGGCAGGGAATCGAATTCGATTATTGCTGCGTCCACGCATCTTTCGCCCTCAAGGAAGACGGTTTCGAGACCATCATGGTCAACTGCAACCCGGAGACCGTATCCACCGATTTCGATACCTCGGACCGGCTTTACTTCGAACCGTTGAGCCTCGAGGACGTGTTGGAAATCATTCAACTGGAGCAGCCCGAAGGGGTGATCGTCCAATACGGCGGCCAGACCCCTCTCAAACTGGCCCGCGACCTGGAGGCGGCGGGAGTTCCCATCATCGGCACCACGCCCGATTCCATCGACTTGGCGGAAGATCGGGAACGCTTCCAGAAATTGGTGGAGCGCTTGGGGCTGAAGCAGCCCGAGAATCGTACCGCCCGCTCGCTGGAGGAAGCGATTCTGTGCGCGCGGGAGCTGGAGTATCCCTTGGTGGTCAGACCGTCCTACGTGCTCGGCGGCCGCGCCATGGAGATCGTGCTCAACGAGGACGACCTGCGTCGCTATATGGTGGAGGCGGTGAGCGTTTCCAATCAGTCGCCGGTACTATTGGATCGGTTCCTGGACGACGCAGTGGAGGTGGACGTGGACGCCGTCAGCGACGGCAAGAAAGTTTGGGTCGGCGGGGTGATGGAACACATCGAACAGGCCGGAATCCATTCCGGGGATTCGGCGTGTTCCGTCCCCCCCTACGAATTGAGCGGAGCGCTGCAGGAGCGTTTGAAGGAACAAGTGCGTTGCCTGGCGCAGGCCTTGGGGGTGGTGGGTTTGATGAATACCCAGTTCGCCATCAAGGAAGAGGATATCTACATCTTGGAAGTCAATCCCCGCGCTTCGCGAACGGTGCCTTACGTTTCCAAGGCGGTGGGCTTTCCCTTGGCCAAGATCGCGGCCCGCTGCATGGTCGGTCAGTCCCTCGCCGAGCAGGGAATCGAGCGGGAGCGGGTGCCGCATTATTATGCGGTGAAGGAAGCGGTGTTTCCGTTCATTAAATTCTCCAAGGTCGATCCCCTGCTGGGACCGGAAATGAAATCCACCGGCGAGGTGATGGGCGTGGGGGAAACCTTCGGCGAGGCCTATGCCAAGGCCCAACAGGCAGCCGGCACCTGTCTGGTGCGCAGCGGCCGAGTGTTGATGAGCGTCCGCGACCGCGACAAAGCCCAATTGGTTGCTCTTGCCCGCAGCTTGATGGAAAGGGGATTTGAATTGGTGGCCACCCGCGGGACCGCCCATGCCCTGCAGGCAGCCGGAATCGCCTGCGAAGTGGTGAACAAGGTCGGACAAGGGCGACCCCACATTGTGGATTTGATCAAAAACGACGAAGTGGGTCTGATCATCAATACGACCGAGGGAAAGAAGGCCATCGCGGATTCCTTCCTGATCCGGCGCGAAGCGCTTCAGCACGGGATCACGTATACCACGACCCTGGCGGGGGCTCATGCCACTTGTCTGGCGCTGAGTGCGCTTCACACGGGTCAGGTGTATTGCCTGCAAGATCTGCATCGGCAACTGATCGAAACAGAACAGGAAGGAAGGGTGTAA
- the dnaJ gene encoding molecular chaperone DnaJ — MAEDYYTILGLSRNASETEIKRAFRKLAMKYHPDRNQDNPEAEERFKQVKEAYDVLSDPQKRAAYDQFGHAGVHGATQGGGFSAESFSDIFGEVFEDLFGMGGARGRGGRGRVRRGADLRYTLELTLEEAVAGTDTQIQIPTFVSCEECGGSGARPGSKPSPCSLCQGQGVVRMQQGFFSIQQTCPQCQGSGQENRDPCPKCRGQGRVQRTKSLSVKIPAGVDSGDRIRLAGEGEMGEQGGPPGDLYVEVRVKEHPIFSREGNDLRCEVPISFTTAALGGELEVPTLDSKLLLKIPPETQTGRMFRLRGKGVKSVRGGSIGDLICRVRVETPVRLTKEQIELLKQLDESLQGGGSHHSPQAHGWFDGVKQFFEKLTPGKGH; from the coding sequence ATGGCAGAAGATTATTACACGATATTAGGTCTTTCCCGCAACGCCAGCGAGACGGAGATCAAGCGTGCGTTCCGCAAGCTGGCGATGAAATATCATCCGGACCGCAATCAGGACAATCCCGAGGCCGAAGAGCGCTTCAAACAGGTTAAAGAGGCCTATGACGTGCTCAGCGACCCGCAAAAGCGGGCCGCCTATGATCAGTTCGGTCACGCCGGGGTGCATGGGGCCACCCAGGGAGGCGGATTCAGCGCCGAGTCGTTCAGCGATATTTTCGGCGAAGTATTCGAGGATTTATTCGGCATGGGCGGCGCCCGGGGGCGCGGTGGCCGCGGACGGGTCCGGCGCGGCGCGGATCTCCGCTATACCTTGGAGCTGACCCTCGAAGAGGCGGTTGCCGGCACCGACACCCAGATCCAAATCCCCACCTTCGTGTCCTGCGAGGAATGCGGCGGCAGCGGTGCCCGACCCGGGAGCAAGCCGTCTCCTTGTTCCCTTTGCCAAGGCCAAGGCGTGGTGCGGATGCAGCAAGGATTTTTCTCCATTCAGCAGACTTGCCCCCAGTGCCAGGGAAGCGGCCAGGAAAACCGCGATCCCTGTCCCAAATGCCGCGGTCAGGGGCGCGTTCAACGGACCAAGTCGCTTTCGGTCAAGATCCCGGCAGGAGTGGACAGCGGCGACCGCATTCGTTTGGCGGGAGAAGGCGAGATGGGCGAGCAGGGAGGGCCTCCCGGGGATCTTTACGTGGAGGTTCGGGTCAAGGAGCATCCCATTTTCAGCCGGGAAGGCAACGATCTTCGCTGCGAAGTGCCCATCAGTTTCACCACCGCCGCCCTGGGGGGCGAGCTGGAAGTGCCGACCCTGGACAGCAAATTGCTCCTCAAAATCCCGCCGGAAACCCAAACCGGACGCATGTTCCGCTTGCGGGGCAAGGGGGTGAAATCGGTTCGCGGCGGCTCGATCGGCGATTTGATCTGTCGGGTCCGGGTGGAGACGCCGGTGCGCCTGACCAAGGAACAGATCGAGTTGCTCAAGCAACTGGACGAATCGCTCCAGGGCGGGGGAAGCCATCACAGCCCCCAAGCCCATGGCTGGTTCGACGGGGTGAAGCAGTTCTTCGAAAAACTCACACCGGGTAAAGGACATTGA
- the hxlB gene encoding 6-phospho-3-hexuloisomerase gives MNPHRKLVLDKITDILSNTPNDYEDRLTQMVEEAGQVFVGGMGRSGLVTKFFVMRLMHAGYKAFALGETVTPAIREGDLFIVISGSGETGSMVTNAKKAKEVGAKVVLLSAKSSSTIADIADEVIQVGTDASYAKVKGLPMGTMFELSTLIFLEAQISHVIHEKGIPEEDMKARHANLE, from the coding sequence ATGAATCCGCATCGGAAGCTCGTTTTAGACAAGATCACGGATATCCTGTCCAATACCCCGAACGATTACGAAGATCGTCTGACCCAAATGGTCGAAGAAGCCGGTCAGGTTTTCGTCGGAGGGATGGGGCGTTCCGGCCTGGTGACGAAATTCTTCGTCATGCGGCTCATGCATGCCGGCTACAAGGCCTTCGCTCTGGGTGAAACCGTGACCCCGGCTATCCGTGAGGGGGACTTGTTCATCGTGATTTCCGGTTCCGGTGAAACCGGCTCGATGGTCACCAATGCCAAGAAAGCCAAGGAAGTGGGAGCCAAGGTCGTCTTGCTCTCGGCTAAAAGCAGCTCGACTATCGCGGATATCGCCGATGAGGTCATCCAAGTAGGCACGGATGCGTCCTACGCCAAGGTGAAAGGGCTCCCCATGGGTACCATGTTCGAGCTTTCCACCTTGATCTTCCTGGAAGCCCAGATTTCCCATGTCATCCATGAGAAGGGGATTCCGGAAGAGGACATGAAGGCGCGTCACGCCAACCTGGAGTGA
- the grpE gene encoding nucleotide exchange factor GrpE, protein MTEENKDSQEETTAQTEAVEAEAAETQESPEVLLQKLSEAERQAEENWDKLLRAQAELENLHRRMERELKNSQKYAIEKFAQELLSVADSLELGLQAAGETDELEKIREGVELTLKQLLTVFDRFQIKVIEPLGEKFDPEYHQAMTTEDIEGVEPDTVVKVFQKGYTLNDRLIRPALVVVAKPSAEAQPRIDEEA, encoded by the coding sequence ATGACCGAGGAAAATAAAGATTCCCAGGAAGAAACCACGGCGCAGACCGAGGCGGTGGAGGCTGAGGCGGCCGAAACCCAGGAATCGCCGGAGGTTCTGCTGCAAAAGCTGAGCGAGGCGGAACGTCAGGCGGAGGAAAATTGGGACAAACTTTTGCGCGCCCAGGCCGAGCTGGAAAACCTCCATCGGCGGATGGAGCGCGAACTCAAAAATTCGCAGAAGTACGCGATCGAGAAATTCGCCCAGGAGCTTTTGTCGGTGGCCGACAGCCTGGAGCTGGGGTTGCAGGCGGCGGGGGAAACCGACGAGCTGGAAAAGATTCGCGAAGGGGTCGAATTGACCCTCAAGCAGCTGCTGACGGTATTCGATCGCTTCCAGATCAAGGTAATCGAGCCGCTGGGCGAGAAATTCGACCCGGAATACCATCAGGCGATGACCACCGAAGACATCGAAGGGGTCGAGCCCGATACCGTGGTCAAGGTATTCCAAAAGGGCTATACCTTGAACGACCGGCTCATTCGTCCCGCCCTGGTGGTGGTGGCCAAGCCATCCGCCGAAGCGCAGCCGCGTATCGACGAGGAAGCTTGA
- the dapB gene encoding 4-hydroxy-tetrahydrodipicolinate reductase, translated as MTRIAIPGAAGRMGRILIQAVAAADDMELTAATARSGSELLGRDAGELAGVGTLGVPIRPSLEECEDFDVLIDFTLPESCQGFVEYCRSHGKRLVIGTTGLSSRDRAAIDAAANTIPIVFAPNMSVGVNLALRLLETAAKVLGDDVDVEVLEAHHRHKVDAPSGTALRMGEVVADALGRDLEQCAVYGRQGKTGERDRKTIGFATVRAGDIVGEHTVLFAGEGERLEITHKASSRMTFGKGAVRAARWLMAQNPGRYDMRDVLGLA; from the coding sequence ATGACGCGTATCGCCATTCCCGGCGCCGCCGGACGCATGGGCAGGATTTTGATTCAAGCGGTGGCCGCCGCCGATGACATGGAGTTGACCGCCGCCACCGCCCGTTCCGGATCCGAGTTGCTGGGTCGGGATGCGGGGGAATTGGCCGGCGTCGGAACGTTGGGCGTGCCGATCCGGCCCAGTTTGGAGGAGTGCGAGGATTTCGACGTGCTGATCGATTTCACCTTGCCCGAGTCGTGTCAAGGCTTCGTCGAGTATTGCCGTTCGCACGGCAAGCGGCTGGTGATCGGCACCACCGGTCTGAGCTCCCGGGATCGGGCGGCGATCGATGCGGCGGCGAACACGATTCCCATCGTATTCGCGCCCAACATGAGCGTGGGAGTCAATTTGGCCCTCCGCTTGCTGGAGACGGCGGCCAAAGTGTTGGGGGACGACGTGGATGTGGAGGTGCTCGAGGCCCATCATCGTCACAAGGTGGATGCGCCTTCCGGAACCGCCTTGCGCATGGGAGAGGTGGTAGCCGACGCCTTGGGCCGGGATCTGGAGCAATGCGCCGTCTACGGCCGCCAGGGCAAAACCGGGGAACGCGATCGCAAGACCATCGGTTTTGCTACCGTTCGCGCCGGCGATATCGTCGGCGAGCATACGGTCCTTTTCGCCGGCGAAGGCGAACGCCTGGAAATCACCCACAAAGCCTCCAGCCGGATGACCTTCGGTAAAGGTGCGGTGCGGGCCGCGCGTTGGTTGATGGCGCAAAACCCCGGACGTTATGACATGCGGGACGTGTTGGGACTGGCTTAG
- the carA gene encoding glutamine-hydrolyzing carbamoyl-phosphate synthase small subunit: MKETAILALEDGTLFQGVSIGGSGCRVGEVVFNTALTGYQEILTDPSYARQLVTLTYPHIGNVGVNPEDVESDYIHAAGLIVRDVPGVASNWRMTESLTAYLKRRDVVGIADIDTRKLTRILRDKGAQRGCVWAGVDVDPQVAVAKTRDFPGLKGMDLAREVSCRSSYVWSQTPWRPDRSGYGELETPRFKVVVYDFGVKNNILRLLAGHGCEVTVVPATAPAAEVLRLAPDGVVLSNGPGDPEPCDYAIEAIRILLAERMPVLGICLGHQLLALACGARTEKMKFGHHGANHPVQELATGRVMISSQNHGFSVEEASLPAHLRATHRSLFDGSLQGIEHTECPAIGFQGHPEASPGPRDVETLFDRFIELMAARS; this comes from the coding sequence GTGAAAGAGACAGCTATCTTGGCTTTGGAGGATGGCACGTTATTTCAGGGCGTCTCCATAGGCGGCTCGGGGTGCCGGGTCGGGGAAGTGGTGTTCAACACCGCCTTGACCGGTTATCAGGAAATCCTGACCGATCCTTCCTATGCGCGCCAACTGGTGACTTTGACCTATCCTCATATCGGTAATGTGGGGGTCAACCCGGAAGACGTGGAATCCGATTATATCCATGCCGCCGGGCTGATCGTACGGGATGTGCCCGGAGTCGCCAGCAACTGGCGGATGACCGAATCCTTGACCGCTTATCTCAAGCGCCGGGACGTGGTCGGAATCGCGGATATCGATACCCGCAAATTGACTCGGATCTTGCGCGACAAGGGGGCCCAGCGGGGGTGTGTTTGGGCCGGCGTGGATGTGGATCCGCAGGTGGCGGTTGCCAAAACGCGAGATTTCCCGGGACTCAAGGGCATGGATTTGGCGCGCGAGGTGAGTTGTCGGTCCTCTTATGTTTGGAGCCAGACCCCGTGGCGACCGGACCGATCGGGATACGGCGAACTAGAGACGCCCCGCTTCAAGGTGGTGGTTTACGATTTCGGCGTCAAAAATAACATCCTCCGCTTGCTCGCCGGGCACGGCTGCGAGGTGACCGTGGTGCCGGCGACCGCTCCCGCCGCCGAAGTATTGCGCCTGGCGCCCGACGGCGTGGTGTTGTCCAACGGGCCGGGCGACCCGGAGCCGTGCGATTACGCCATCGAAGCGATCCGAATCCTGTTGGCGGAGCGGATGCCGGTGTTGGGTATTTGTCTCGGCCATCAGCTCTTGGCCTTGGCCTGCGGCGCGCGGACGGAAAAGATGAAATTCGGCCATCACGGCGCCAATCACCCGGTCCAGGAACTGGCGACCGGAAGGGTGATGATTTCCAGCCAGAATCATGGATTCTCGGTGGAGGAGGCGAGCCTGCCCGCGCATCTTCGCGCCACCCATCGCTCCTTGTTCGATGGCAGCCTCCAGGGGATCGAGCATACGGAGTGTCCCGCCATCGGTTTCCAGGGCCATCCCGAGGCCAGCCCCGGTCCGCGGGATGTGGAAACCTTGTTCGATCGCTTCATCGAGTTAATGGCCGCCAGGTCTTGA
- the dnaK gene encoding molecular chaperone DnaK, which yields MAKILGIDLGTTNSCMAILEGGKPRVIENAEGTRTTPSIVAFTKEGEVLVGNPAKRQAITNPQNTLFAIKRLIGRKHEDAVVKKDVDMVPYKIVSAPNGDAWVDVPALDKKMAPPEISARVLRKLKEDAEAYLGEEIKEAVITVPAYFNDSQRQATKDAGRIAGLEVKRIINEPTAAALAFGLDRQQGDRKVAVYDLGGGTFDISIIEMADVEGERQFEVLSTNGDTFLGGEDFDKRVIDYLVDEFKKDAGIDLHNDPLALQRLKEAAEKAKIELSSTQQTEVNLPYITADASGPKHLNVKLTRAKLEALTEDLVEKTRQPCEIALKDAGLSPSEIDDVILVGGQTRMPKVQEFVKQVFGKDPRKDVNPDEAVALGAAIQAGVLGGDVKDVLLLDVTPLSLGIETLGGVMTKLIEKNTTIPTKANQVFSTAEDNQTAVTVHVLQGEREMAKDNKSLGKFDLAGIPPAPRGVPQIEVIFDIDANGILNVSAKDKATGTEQSIVIRAASGLTDEEIERMVRDAEVHAEEDRKFKEFVTARNEADALIHGTRKSLEELGDKVPAAEKESIESAIQDLEEAMKGDDKDAIEAKSRHLAELSGKLAQQMYGAAGGGEEAAGGAAGAGESASRPEGEEVVDAEFEEVKDDKK from the coding sequence ATGGCAAAAATTTTAGGTATCGATTTAGGTACGACCAACTCGTGCATGGCGATTCTGGAGGGCGGCAAGCCCAGGGTGATCGAAAACGCGGAAGGCACTCGGACCACGCCGTCGATCGTCGCTTTCACCAAGGAAGGCGAGGTGCTGGTGGGGAATCCGGCCAAGCGGCAGGCGATCACCAACCCGCAGAACACCCTGTTCGCCATCAAACGTCTGATCGGGCGTAAGCACGAGGATGCGGTGGTGAAAAAGGACGTCGACATGGTGCCCTATAAAATCGTCTCGGCACCCAACGGCGATGCCTGGGTGGATGTGCCCGCCCTGGACAAGAAAATGGCGCCGCCGGAAATTTCCGCGCGCGTTCTGCGCAAATTGAAGGAGGACGCCGAGGCTTATTTGGGGGAAGAAATCAAGGAAGCGGTCATCACCGTGCCGGCGTATTTCAACGACTCCCAGCGTCAGGCCACCAAGGACGCCGGCCGCATCGCCGGGCTGGAAGTGAAACGGATCATCAACGAGCCCACCGCCGCGGCTTTGGCTTTCGGTCTGGACCGGCAGCAGGGCGACCGCAAGGTTGCGGTGTACGACCTGGGTGGCGGCACCTTCGATATCTCCATCATCGAAATGGCCGATGTGGAGGGCGAGCGTCAATTCGAGGTCCTGTCCACCAACGGCGATACTTTCCTCGGGGGGGAAGATTTCGACAAGCGGGTCATCGATTATCTGGTGGATGAGTTCAAAAAAGACGCCGGCATCGATCTCCACAACGATCCCCTGGCATTGCAGCGTTTGAAGGAGGCCGCCGAGAAGGCCAAGATCGAGCTTTCCTCCACCCAGCAGACCGAAGTCAATCTGCCCTATATCACCGCCGACGCCTCGGGTCCCAAGCACTTGAACGTGAAACTCACCCGGGCCAAGCTGGAAGCCTTGACCGAAGATCTGGTGGAAAAGACCCGGCAGCCGTGCGAAATCGCCTTGAAGGACGCCGGCCTGTCGCCGTCGGAAATTGACGATGTCATCCTCGTAGGCGGTCAAACCCGGATGCCCAAGGTGCAGGAGTTCGTCAAGCAGGTCTTCGGCAAGGACCCCCGCAAAGACGTCAACCCGGACGAGGCCGTCGCTCTCGGGGCCGCGATCCAGGCCGGTGTGCTGGGCGGCGACGTGAAAGACGTGCTGCTCCTCGACGTCACTCCGCTCTCCCTGGGGATCGAAACCCTGGGCGGCGTGATGACCAAGCTGATCGAGAAGAATACCACCATTCCCACCAAGGCGAATCAAGTGTTCTCCACCGCCGAGGACAATCAGACCGCGGTGACGGTTCATGTCCTGCAAGGGGAACGCGAAATGGCCAAGGACAACAAGTCCCTGGGCAAATTCGATTTGGCCGGGATTCCGCCGGCACCGCGCGGTGTGCCGCAAATCGAGGTGATCTTCGACATCGACGCCAACGGGATTCTCAACGTGTCGGCCAAGGATAAAGCGACCGGCACGGAGCAGTCGATCGTGATCCGGGCCGCCAGCGGCTTGACCGACGAGGAAATCGAGCGGATGGTCCGCGACGCCGAAGTACACGCCGAGGAGGACCGGAAGTTCAAGGAATTCGTGACCGCGCGCAACGAAGCCGACGCCCTCATCCACGGCACGCGCAAGAGCCTGGAGGAATTGGGCGACAAGGTGCCGGCCGCGGAAAAGGAATCAATCGAATCGGCGATCCAGGATCTGGAAGAAGCCATGAAGGGCGACGACAAGGACGCCATCGAGGCGAAAAGCCGGCACTTGGCGGAATTGTCCGGTAAACTGGCGCAACAGATGTACGGTGCGGCCGGCGGTGGCGAGGAAGCCGCGGGCGGTGCGGCCGGCGCCGGTGAGTCCGCCTCCCGCCCCGAAGGCGAGGAAGTGGTGGATGCCGAGTTCGAAGAAGTCAAAGACGATAAGAAATGA